The Fusobacterium russii ATCC 25533 sequence TTATAGCAACTAGAATCAATCCTTTGTAGGTTATTAGATTTATCATCAACAACATTAGTGGAAGGAGAAAAACTTTCTCCCATCAACACTATTTATTATACAACCCATTTTTAATAAAAAAACTTGTAACAGCCCTTTTTCCTATGATATTAAATAAAAATATGATAAAATTATGATAAATATTCTAAATATTAGGGGGAATAAAAATGAAAAAAGAAAAAAATTTTTTAATTATTCAAGAATACTCAAAGGCTTTAGAACTTTTAGATAATTATGACCATCAAAGAGTAACAAAACCAGATATTTTAAAAAGTGATGCCTATCAATTAACTTATGAAGAATGTAGAGAATTAATAACAAGTATGTCTTTTGGTTCATCTTCAACAATATTTGGGCGTGAAAAAAGTGAAGGAGCTTTAAAAGGAATAATAGATTCAGTATATCAAAGTGCTTTTGGAGAAGATGCTTATCCTAGTGTTCAAGAAAAGGCAGCAAACTTACTTTATTTCATAGTAAAAGATCACCCATTCATAGATGGTTGTAAAAGAATAGCTGCTAGTGTATTTATATATTTTTTAAATCAAAATAATCTTTTACTTAGAGATGGAAAAAAGATAATTTCTGATAGTAGTTTAGTGGCAATTACTTTATTACTGGCAGAGTCAAAACCAGAAGAAAAGGAAACTATGGTTAGGATTGTTATGAACTTTTTGGGCTGGTAAGAAAGGAGTAAGATTATGAAACCTGAAATAAAAAAAGATATTTATGAAGAAATATATGATTTATTACATAAAGCTAGAGAGGGTGTATACTTTTTGGTGTTAATGGATTATTGCTCTAATCCTCTCAACACCTTTTTTTGTAAACAAAAAAATGAGAAACTTTGTTTTGATGAATTTAAGTCAACTAAAGATGCTGATGGTGCAATGTCTTTCATTTACTGTGATGCTGAAACTTCAAAAGTAATTGATATTATTGAGGATAGAAAACTTAATAATTTAATAAAATATTTTTCCAGATCTACTAAAAATGCACGCAATCAAGAAGATATAGTGAAATTTCTACTTTCTTCAAATAGCAATTTTGAAGAT is a genomic window containing:
- a CDS encoding type II toxin-antitoxin system death-on-curing family toxin — translated: MKKEKNFLIIQEYSKALELLDNYDHQRVTKPDILKSDAYQLTYEECRELITSMSFGSSSTIFGREKSEGALKGIIDSVYQSAFGEDAYPSVQEKAANLLYFIVKDHPFIDGCKRIAASVFIYFLNQNNLLLRDGKKIISDSSLVAITLLLAESKPEEKETMVRIVMNFLGW
- a CDS encoding transposase translates to MKPEIKKDIYEEIYDLLHKAREGVYFLVLMDYCSNPLNTFFCKQKNEKLCFDEFKSTKDADGAMSFIYCDAETSKVIDIIEDRKLNNLIKYFSRSTKNARNQEDIVKFLLSSNSNFEDSYDLYQDILINISDRRFERFKK